Proteins encoded in a region of the Penaeus vannamei isolate JL-2024 chromosome 30, ASM4276789v1, whole genome shotgun sequence genome:
- the LOC138867379 gene encoding uncharacterized protein — protein MKYKINSIATLINRAFNICSTWMQFDKEMKFLVDYFNNNGYPDNVFYKTLRSFLDNKLCPPTKIQTAPKETKYIKLPYLGHISFTIRKQLRETLKHSFPQIKFNIVFVNSFFKMKMLLPSELCSNIVYIFNCPRCNARYIGSSTRWFRHRILEHMGKSIRTSLPPSRPSFSAIRHHSQTDHPFTHSDFKIPSSTPNRLDLLILESLHTHKMKPELNANTAIQLFTV, from the coding sequence atgaaatataagattaacagtatcgccactctcatcaacagagctttcaacatatgttccacctggatgcagtttgacaaagaaatgaaattcttggttgattacttcaataacaatggctatcctgacaacgtattttacaagacacttagatcattcctagataacaaattatgtccacccacgaaaatacagactgctcccaaagaaaccaagtatataaagttaccgtatcttggacatataagcttcaccatccgtaaacaattacgtgagacactgaaacattcattcccacaaattaaattcaacattgtttttgtgaactctttctttaaaatgaaaatgcttctgccctcagaattatgttcaaatattgtgtatatttttaactgtcctagatgcaatgctagatacattggatcatctacacgatggttcagacatagaatacttgagcatatgggtaagtcaataagaaccagcctacctccgagcagaccatctttctccgctatccgccatcattcacaaacagaccatcctttcactcacagtgattttaaaattccgtcttccacacctaacagactcgacctcctcatcctagaatccctgcatacccataagatgaaacccgagctgaatgccaacacagccatccagttgttcactgtgtaa